Proteins encoded in a region of the Pigmentiphaga litoralis genome:
- a CDS encoding sulfatase-like hydrolase/transferase yields the protein MTNFIFILADDLGYADLGCYGGRKPVSPNLDRMAARGVRFTQGYSNSPVCSPTRFGLITGRYQYRLRGAAEEPMTGRFRGSTEIGMPPGHPTLPSLLRDAGYHTALIGKWHLGYPPHFGPQKSGYDYHIGPLSGGVSYFSHVDRMGKHDLVKNGEPAHYDGHYLTDLLTDEAVDYLATRAGDRKPFLLSLHYTAPHWPWEPRAQGGPNAHVDTDIRHLDGGSVHVYGEMIKALDEGCGRVLQALDDLGLADDTVVIFTSDNGGERFSDTWPLVGGKMDLTEGGIRVPYIVQWAGKLPEGEVCTQHCMTMDWTATMLDIAGVAPHPDYPLDGVSMWPVLRRPDQVFDRPMYWRMNHRSQQAVREGDWKYLEVDGNRYLFDLSVDERERANLAQRDPARLAAMQAQAAAWADTFGPIPADARSELVYTEKDMPAR from the coding sequence ATGACCAACTTCATTTTCATTCTGGCCGATGACCTCGGCTATGCGGACCTGGGCTGCTACGGCGGCCGCAAGCCGGTGTCGCCCAACCTGGACCGGATGGCCGCGCGCGGCGTGCGCTTCACGCAGGGCTATTCGAATTCGCCGGTGTGTTCGCCGACGCGTTTTGGCCTGATCACCGGGCGCTATCAGTACCGGCTGCGCGGCGCGGCCGAAGAACCCATGACCGGGCGCTTTCGCGGCAGCACCGAGATCGGCATGCCGCCAGGCCATCCGACCCTGCCGTCCTTGCTGCGCGACGCGGGATATCACACCGCGCTGATCGGCAAATGGCACCTGGGCTACCCCCCGCATTTCGGTCCGCAGAAAAGCGGCTACGACTACCACATCGGTCCGCTGTCGGGCGGGGTGAGCTACTTCAGCCACGTGGACCGCATGGGCAAGCACGACCTCGTCAAGAACGGTGAACCGGCGCATTACGACGGCCATTACCTGACCGATCTGCTGACGGACGAAGCCGTCGATTACCTGGCGACCCGCGCCGGCGATCGCAAGCCTTTTCTGCTGAGCCTGCACTACACCGCGCCGCATTGGCCGTGGGAGCCGCGCGCGCAGGGCGGTCCGAACGCGCACGTCGATACCGACATCCGGCACCTGGATGGCGGGTCGGTGCACGTGTATGGCGAGATGATCAAGGCGCTGGACGAAGGCTGCGGCCGGGTGCTGCAGGCGCTGGATGACCTGGGCCTGGCCGACGACACCGTCGTCATCTTTACCAGCGACAACGGGGGCGAGCGGTTTTCGGACACGTGGCCGCTGGTGGGCGGCAAGATGGATCTGACCGAAGGCGGGATTCGTGTGCCCTACATCGTGCAGTGGGCAGGCAAGCTCCCGGAAGGCGAGGTCTGCACCCAGCATTGCATGACGATGGACTGGACGGCGACGATGCTGGATATTGCCGGCGTGGCCCCGCACCCGGACTATCCGCTGGATGGCGTGTCGATGTGGCCCGTGCTGCGCAGGCCGGATCAGGTGTTCGACCGGCCCATGTATTGGCGCATGAATCATCGGTCGCAACAGGCGGTGCGCGAGGGGGACTGGAAATACCTTGAGGTGGACGGCAACCGCTATCTGTTCGACCTGTCGGTGGACGAGCGGGAACGCGCGAATCTGGCGCAGCGCGATCCGGCACGGCTTGCGGCCATGCAGGCGCAGGCCGCGGCATGGGCCGACACTTTCGGCCCGATCCCTGCGGACGCGCGCAGCGAACTGGTCTACACCGAGAAGGACATGCCGGCGCGCTAG
- a CDS encoding Bug family tripartite tricarboxylate transporter substrate binding protein gives MLHHPSRFLAATSVALACTLGASAPARAEYPDKPVKLVVNFTAGGPLDIMARLIGEKLALQFKQPFVVENKTGSGGNIGAASVATAAPDGYTLLVGLDSTFTVNPGLYPNLGFKLDQLKPVTLFGSSNMLIAVSPKVQVSTLKDLVAKGRTDPVSFSSAGNGSPGHLSGAMLAQATGLKITHVPYRGNAPAVLALVSGEVQAAALAASGLIQQVQAGTVTPLAVTGRARSPLLPNVPTTAELGYPDVRQDVIYTVMAPSGTPQAIVDKLEGAITTALAAPDIQERLRTMDISPMNLRGDAATRELSATRDRYLKIIKSSGMSVD, from the coding sequence ATGCTTCATCACCCGTCGCGATTCCTGGCCGCCACGTCGGTCGCCCTGGCCTGCACCCTGGGCGCAAGTGCGCCGGCGCGGGCCGAGTATCCCGACAAGCCCGTCAAGCTCGTCGTCAACTTCACGGCGGGCGGCCCGCTGGACATCATGGCGCGCCTGATCGGCGAAAAGCTGGCGCTGCAATTCAAGCAGCCATTCGTGGTCGAAAACAAGACGGGCAGCGGCGGCAACATCGGCGCAGCATCGGTGGCAACTGCCGCGCCCGACGGCTACACGCTGCTGGTCGGACTGGATTCCACCTTTACCGTGAACCCGGGCCTGTATCCCAACCTGGGCTTCAAGCTGGACCAGCTCAAGCCGGTCACCTTGTTCGGGTCGTCGAACATGCTGATCGCGGTCAGCCCGAAGGTGCAGGTGAGCACGCTCAAGGATCTGGTGGCCAAGGGCCGCACGGATCCCGTCAGCTTCAGTTCGGCCGGCAATGGTTCGCCCGGCCATTTGAGCGGGGCGATGCTGGCGCAGGCGACCGGCCTGAAGATCACGCATGTGCCGTATCGCGGCAATGCGCCGGCCGTGCTGGCGCTGGTGTCGGGCGAGGTGCAGGCCGCGGCGCTGGCGGCCTCGGGCCTGATCCAGCAGGTGCAGGCCGGCACGGTCACGCCGCTGGCCGTCACGGGGCGCGCGCGGTCGCCGCTGCTGCCGAACGTGCCGACCACGGCCGAGCTGGGCTACCCCGACGTGCGCCAGGACGTGATCTACACGGTGATGGCGCCGAGTGGCACGCCGCAGGCCATCGTCGATAAACTCGAAGGCGCGATCACCACGGCGCTGGCGGCTCCGGACATCCAGGAGCGGCTGCGCACGATGGATATCAGCCCCATGAACCTGCGCGGCGACGCGGCCACGCGCGAGCTGTCGGCCACCCGCGACCGGTACCTCAAGATCATCAAGTCCAGCGGCATGTCGGTGGACTGA
- a CDS encoding LysR substrate-binding domain-containing protein, which produces MRFFDPRLRLRHLQCLIALASHRSVLKAADALSLTPSAVSKSLSELEDITGEILFLRYRKGLELTAAGHTLLRHAAQAMGMLQDGFDQLGSGNKAPEHLRIGVLPTAETALVPLSIIDLQARYPDVLVTAHNGANPELLMRLRLGELDLVLGRIAEPSQMVGIAFEHLYSEPMVLVVRAGHPLLAQHEVAPADLAAYPMVLPTPGTFIRAAADTFFTSNGIAPSARCTETLSSSVAGALMRESDAVWFSPEGIVAHDVSSGRAAVLRIDTRGTTASVGLSTMGATPPGPAVQAFMDIVRHRAAGKG; this is translated from the coding sequence TTGAGGTTCTTCGACCCCCGGCTGCGGCTGCGCCATCTGCAATGCCTGATCGCCCTGGCGAGTCATCGCAGTGTGCTGAAGGCCGCCGACGCCCTGTCATTGACTCCGTCGGCCGTGTCCAAGTCGCTGTCGGAACTGGAAGACATCACGGGCGAGATCCTGTTCCTGCGCTATCGCAAGGGGCTGGAACTGACCGCGGCGGGCCATACCCTGCTGCGCCATGCCGCCCAGGCCATGGGCATGCTGCAAGACGGTTTCGATCAGCTTGGGTCCGGCAACAAGGCGCCGGAACACCTGCGGATCGGCGTGCTGCCCACGGCTGAAACCGCCCTGGTCCCGCTGTCCATCATTGACCTGCAGGCGCGCTATCCCGACGTGCTGGTCACGGCCCACAACGGCGCCAACCCCGAATTGCTGATGCGATTGCGCCTGGGGGAACTCGACCTGGTGCTCGGCCGTATTGCCGAACCCAGCCAGATGGTCGGCATTGCCTTCGAGCATCTGTATTCGGAACCGATGGTGCTGGTGGTGCGGGCCGGACATCCGCTGCTCGCGCAACACGAGGTGGCGCCTGCCGACCTGGCTGCCTACCCGATGGTGTTGCCGACGCCCGGCACCTTCATCCGCGCCGCCGCCGACACCTTCTTTACCAGCAATGGCATCGCGCCGTCGGCACGCTGCACCGAGACGCTGTCATCGAGCGTGGCCGGCGCGCTGATGCGCGAGAGCGATGCGGTGTGGTTCAGCCCCGAAGGCATCGTTGCGCATGACGTTTCAAGCGGACGGGCGGCCGTGCTGCGCATCGATACCCGCGGCACCACGGCCTCGGTCGGGTTGTCGACGATGGGCGCCACGCCGCCCGGCCCGGCCGTGCAGGCCTTCATGGATATCGTGCGGCACCGGGCAGCGGGCAAGGGTTAG
- a CDS encoding ROK family protein — protein MKPGILAIDIGGSGIKADVIDEDGVMQTGRVRIDTPKPAKPKVVVEAIVNLVKDLPAYDRISIGFPGVVRDGKVLTAANLGKDIWYGFPLADTLSERLGGHPARLLNDADMQGFALIEGKGVELVITLGTGFGSALFRDGDLMPHMELGHHPVHKDRTYDEYVGNAAFERIGKRRWNSRMARVLPILHTLLHADRIHIGGGNARELTITLPDNVKVGSNDAGIRGGAALWRKQA, from the coding sequence ATGAAGCCCGGAATTTTGGCGATCGACATTGGCGGCAGCGGCATCAAGGCCGACGTGATCGACGAGGACGGCGTCATGCAGACCGGGCGCGTGCGTATCGACACTCCCAAGCCGGCCAAGCCGAAAGTGGTGGTCGAGGCCATCGTGAATCTGGTCAAGGATCTGCCGGCCTACGACCGCATTTCGATCGGCTTCCCCGGTGTGGTGCGCGATGGCAAGGTCCTGACCGCGGCAAACCTGGGCAAGGACATCTGGTACGGCTTTCCGCTGGCCGACACCTTGTCGGAACGCCTTGGGGGCCATCCGGCGCGGTTGCTGAACGATGCCGACATGCAGGGCTTCGCCCTGATCGAAGGCAAGGGGGTCGAGCTGGTGATCACCCTGGGCACCGGTTTTGGCAGCGCGCTGTTCCGTGACGGCGACCTGATGCCGCACATGGAACTGGGGCATCACCCGGTCCACAAGGACCGTACCTATGATGAATACGTGGGCAACGCGGCGTTCGAGCGGATCGGCAAGCGCCGCTGGAATTCGCGCATGGCGCGGGTGCTGCCCATCCTGCATACCTTGCTGCATGCGGATCGCATCCATATCGGCGGCGGCAATGCGCGCGAGCTGACCATCACGCTGCCCGACAACGTCAAGGTCGGGTCGAACGACGCGGGCATCCGGGGCGGCGCGGCGCTCTGGCGCAAGCAGGCCTGA
- a CDS encoding glutathione S-transferase N-terminal domain-containing protein, producing the protein MITLYTWTTPNGRKASIMLEELGWKYEVKPINIGKNEQFTDEFLAIAPNNKIPAIVDHDAEGGPLSIFESGAILTYLAEKSGQFLPASGPGRYKVLEWLHWQIGGLGPMLGQLGYFGVRAEEKTPAAIERFTEESDRLLTVMDTQLQRHPYLAGDEYSIADISCYAWTVAATTFLGKVLGDRLDSKEALHRWLETLGDRPAVQRGMKIPG; encoded by the coding sequence GTGATCACCCTTTACACCTGGACCACCCCCAACGGCCGCAAGGCGTCCATCATGCTCGAAGAACTGGGCTGGAAGTACGAGGTCAAGCCGATCAACATCGGCAAGAATGAACAGTTCACTGACGAATTCCTGGCGATCGCACCCAACAACAAGATCCCGGCGATTGTCGACCATGACGCCGAAGGCGGCCCGCTGTCGATCTTTGAAAGCGGCGCGATCCTGACCTACCTGGCCGAAAAAAGCGGCCAGTTCCTGCCCGCCTCGGGCCCCGGCCGCTACAAGGTGCTGGAATGGCTGCACTGGCAGATCGGCGGCTTGGGCCCCATGCTGGGCCAGCTTGGCTACTTTGGCGTGCGTGCGGAAGAAAAGACCCCGGCGGCCATCGAACGTTTTACCGAAGAATCCGATCGCCTGCTGACGGTCATGGACACGCAGCTGCAGCGCCATCCGTACCTGGCGGGGGACGAGTATTCGATCGCCGACATCTCGTGCTACGCCTGGACCGTGGCGGCCACCACCTTCCTGGGCAAGGTGCTGGGCGACCGGCTCGACAGCAAGGAAGCGTTGCACCGCTGGCTGGAAACGCTGGGCGATCGCCCTGCCGTGCAGCGTGGAATGAAGATCCCCGGCTGA
- a CDS encoding GntR family transcriptional regulator translates to MSSLPSASRPRGRPKVRPTVGPARPADNDESLGIDNADTGDAIETRIYQAVVDSVMSQRLTPGTKLPEAALCELFGVGRTLVQKVLQKLAHDHIVELRPNRGAIVAMPSREEVGKLFEARRALEAAIMPLVVEHATKADLTALRRQLKEEHHAMHRYKQTEWARLASSFHLRLAELSRNSILQRYLGELVSRCSLVVALFEPPGNASCEHDEHQAVVDCIAARDAEGAVRAMEAHLLVLENRINLIAEKPGKSLAHMLGME, encoded by the coding sequence ATGTCCTCTCTTCCTTCCGCTTCCCGGCCGCGCGGCCGTCCCAAGGTGCGTCCGACCGTCGGGCCGGCGCGGCCTGCCGACAATGACGAATCGCTGGGCATCGACAACGCCGATACCGGCGACGCCATCGAGACTCGCATCTACCAGGCGGTGGTCGATAGCGTGATGAGCCAGCGGCTGACGCCGGGCACCAAACTGCCCGAGGCCGCGCTGTGCGAGTTGTTCGGTGTCGGCCGCACGCTGGTGCAGAAGGTGCTGCAAAAGCTGGCGCACGATCACATCGTTGAATTGCGTCCGAACCGGGGCGCGATCGTGGCCATGCCGTCTCGCGAAGAAGTGGGCAAGCTGTTCGAAGCCCGCCGCGCGCTCGAAGCGGCGATCATGCCGCTGGTGGTCGAGCACGCGACCAAGGCCGATCTGACCGCGCTGCGCCGGCAGCTGAAAGAAGAACACCATGCCATGCACCGCTACAAGCAGACGGAATGGGCGCGGCTGGCCAGCAGCTTCCATCTGCGCCTGGCGGAACTGTCGCGCAACTCGATCCTGCAGCGCTATCTGGGCGAACTGGTGTCGCGGTGTTCGCTGGTGGTGGCCCTGTTCGAACCGCCGGGCAACGCGTCATGCGAACACGACGAGCATCAGGCGGTGGTCGATTGCATTGCCGCGCGCGATGCCGAAGGCGCGGTCCGCGCCATGGAAGCCCACCTGCTGGTGCTGGAAAACCGCATCAACCTGATTGCGGAAAAGCCAGGCAAGAGCCTGGCGCACATGCTTGGGATGGAGTGA
- a CDS encoding amidase, with protein MNDDFPIHDTVGAWVPHGRFVIDGAAHGPLAGLRFAAKDLYDVAGHVTGAGNPTWLATHDAATATSPVVQKLLDAGATLVGKTLTDELAYSIAGDNAHYGTPINARAPDRVPGGSSSGSAAAVAAGLCDFALGTDTGGSTRVPASYCGLWGLRTSQGALSSAGLVPMAPQFDTATWLASSAMVFEQVADVLMPAAPLAFHRVLRLADACDEADAVFAGPIAKVTDALAAMLGQAKTPANAEDVRVADEGLESWRMTYVTASAFDAWQAQGAWITSAQPVFGDAIASRWKFASTVTPTAAEPAFARKAAIVDRMNRLLGDDGIAVLPSASSEALKRDAAPDVVDTVRTRTFRITCIAGLSGLPQVNLPFIGEGGLPVGVSLMGPKGSDLALIRIAVRLGRQLGCLGAGAGDEGDAAAIVADVNLSSGTGSAAVAK; from the coding sequence ATGAACGACGATTTTCCCATCCACGACACCGTGGGCGCCTGGGTGCCGCATGGCCGTTTCGTGATCGACGGCGCGGCGCACGGCCCCTTGGCCGGCCTGCGGTTTGCGGCCAAGGATCTGTACGACGTGGCGGGCCACGTGACCGGCGCGGGCAATCCGACCTGGCTGGCCACCCATGATGCCGCGACCGCGACCAGCCCTGTCGTCCAGAAGCTGCTGGATGCGGGCGCGACCTTGGTCGGCAAGACCTTGACCGACGAACTGGCCTACAGCATTGCCGGTGACAACGCGCATTACGGCACGCCCATCAATGCCCGCGCGCCGGACCGGGTGCCGGGTGGATCGTCCAGCGGGTCGGCGGCGGCCGTGGCGGCGGGCTTATGTGACTTTGCGCTGGGCACGGACACCGGCGGGTCGACAAGGGTGCCGGCCAGCTACTGCGGACTGTGGGGCCTGCGCACGTCGCAGGGCGCCTTGTCGTCGGCAGGGCTGGTGCCGATGGCGCCGCAGTTCGATACCGCCACCTGGCTTGCGTCAAGCGCCATGGTTTTCGAGCAGGTGGCGGACGTGCTGATGCCGGCCGCGCCGCTGGCATTTCATCGCGTGCTGCGCCTGGCGGACGCGTGCGACGAGGCCGATGCCGTGTTTGCAGGGCCGATCGCGAAAGTGACCGACGCGCTGGCGGCGATGCTGGGGCAGGCGAAGACGCCTGCGAACGCCGAGGACGTGCGGGTTGCGGACGAGGGCCTCGAGTCCTGGCGCATGACCTACGTGACGGCATCGGCCTTCGATGCCTGGCAGGCGCAAGGTGCGTGGATCACGTCGGCCCAGCCGGTATTTGGTGACGCGATCGCATCGCGATGGAAGTTCGCCAGCACCGTGACGCCGACGGCCGCCGAGCCCGCGTTTGCCCGCAAGGCCGCGATCGTGGACCGCATGAACAGGTTGCTGGGTGACGACGGCATTGCGGTGCTGCCTTCGGCATCGAGCGAAGCCTTGAAACGCGACGCCGCGCCCGATGTCGTCGACACCGTTCGCACGCGCACCTTCCGGATCACCTGCATTGCGGGCCTGTCGGGACTGCCACAAGTCAATCTGCCCTTCATCGGGGAAGGGGGCCTGCCGGTGGGCGTGTCTCTGATGGGTCCCAAGGGCAGCGACCTGGCGCTGATCCGGATCGCGGTCCGCCTGGGACGGCAGCTGGGTTGCCTCGGCGCCGGTGCAGGCGACGAGGGGGACGCCGCGGCGATCGTTGCGGATGTCAACCTGTCGTCAGGCACCGGGTCGGCCGCGGTGGCAAAATAA
- a CDS encoding polysaccharide deacetylase family protein, translated as MTASNTFPNGALVHAAPAHGPLTVHDRFDYSPIHQRADYRWPNGARLAVYLGFNIEHFAFGEGMGARIGPALGEPDVLNYSWREYGNRVGVWRCLELFDDLGLPSGVIANTAIFDHCPDVIAACVARGDELIGHGHTNSVHQGAMAEADERALLQHCRDRIAASGAGAPAGWLSPWIAESAVTPDLLAETGYRYTLNWCHDDQPTRMRTRGGQPLWAIPYPQELNDIPMIIARQMDAKDFTGMIVDNFDEMLHQSRRESLVMGIALHPYLVGQPYRLRHLRRALEHLARARDRGEIWFTTPGAICDHVDAVLPASTSPFPESALHGARP; from the coding sequence ATGACGGCATCGAACACGTTTCCGAATGGCGCCTTGGTCCACGCCGCGCCCGCGCATGGCCCGCTGACCGTGCATGACCGCTTCGACTATTCGCCGATTCATCAGCGTGCTGACTACCGGTGGCCCAACGGCGCGCGGCTGGCGGTTTACCTGGGCTTCAACATCGAACACTTTGCGTTTGGCGAAGGCATGGGCGCGCGGATCGGCCCGGCGCTGGGCGAACCGGATGTGCTCAATTATTCTTGGCGCGAATACGGGAACCGCGTCGGCGTGTGGCGCTGCCTGGAATTGTTCGACGATCTGGGCTTGCCTTCAGGCGTGATCGCGAACACCGCGATCTTCGATCACTGCCCCGACGTGATCGCCGCGTGCGTGGCGCGCGGCGACGAATTGATCGGCCATGGCCATACCAACTCGGTGCACCAGGGCGCGATGGCGGAAGCCGACGAACGCGCCTTGCTGCAGCACTGCCGCGATCGTATCGCCGCCAGCGGCGCGGGCGCGCCGGCCGGGTGGCTGTCGCCGTGGATCGCCGAGTCGGCGGTGACCCCCGACCTGCTGGCCGAGACCGGCTATCGCTACACCCTGAACTGGTGCCATGACGATCAGCCGACCCGCATGCGTACGCGGGGCGGGCAGCCGCTGTGGGCCATTCCCTATCCACAGGAATTGAACGACATCCCGATGATCATTGCGCGGCAGATGGACGCCAAGGACTTTACGGGCATGATCGTCGACAACTTCGACGAGATGCTGCATCAATCGCGCCGCGAATCGCTGGTGATGGGCATTGCCTTGCATCCCTATCTGGTGGGCCAGCCCTATCGCTTGCGGCACCTGCGGCGCGCGCTGGAACACCTGGCCCGCGCCCGCGACCGCGGCGAGATCTGGTTCACGACCCCCGGCGCCATCTGCGATCACGTCGATGCGGTGTTGCCGGCTTCGACTTCCCCTTTCCCAGAATCTGCCCTGCACGGAGCCCGCCCATGA
- a CDS encoding nuclear transport factor 2 family protein, with the protein MHGAPSSTPEVQDPAVLVDTYLTILMKPDPEGARRFVAPDLAIRFTGGRAMRDPAECAAFNASRYKWVKKRFEATEVVAGATDAHAVVYNRGTLYGEWLDGTPFEGNRYVDRYVIKDGLIVQMDVWNDSAEWLMVRAGLAAL; encoded by the coding sequence ATGCATGGCGCACCATCATCGACACCCGAGGTCCAGGACCCGGCAGTCCTCGTCGACACCTATCTGACCATCCTGATGAAGCCGGATCCCGAGGGCGCGCGGCGATTCGTTGCGCCCGATCTGGCGATCCGGTTCACCGGCGGCCGCGCCATGCGCGACCCGGCCGAATGCGCGGCCTTCAATGCCAGCCGCTACAAGTGGGTCAAGAAACGCTTCGAGGCGACCGAGGTCGTGGCAGGCGCAACCGATGCGCATGCGGTGGTCTATAACCGCGGCACGCTGTATGGCGAATGGCTGGATGGCACGCCCTTCGAAGGCAACCGGTACGTGGACCGCTATGTGATCAAGGACGGCCTGATCGTGCAGATGGACGTGTGGAACGACAGCGCCGAATGGCTGATGGTGCGTGCAGGACTGGCGGCGCTATGA
- a CDS encoding ABC transporter substrate-binding protein — protein MTQLSRRTLLSVAVALVGIGASSGAFAADPIKIGLVTALSGQSALAGEALTRGMQVAIDEINAKGGLLGGRKLTLVRRDDEGNPAKGVVAARELIFKEKVAVIFGGLDTPVSMAIVPLANQSKVPFMGPWAAGTAITQNGANPNYAFRVSAVDETVDKGMVDYAQKTFKTSKFGLVMINNPWGESNEKGLIAALAAKGMKPVGSEKFEGSDVDLVPQLTRLKAAGADTLFLVGNVGPSAQMVKSLDRMGWKVPVVSHWGPAGGRFTELAGPNGKIVHFVQTYSFFGKQSPTGEKVISALKAKYSDIKGPNDISPAVGVANAYDAMQLTALAIAQANSTDGDAIRQGYYKIASYDGLIKSYKQPFSATQHDALTENDYVWAQFIDNRILPVGMAN, from the coding sequence ATGACTCAGCTTTCGCGCCGCACCCTGCTTTCCGTTGCCGTCGCCCTGGTCGGCATCGGCGCCTCCTCCGGCGCGTTCGCCGCCGACCCGATCAAGATCGGCCTGGTCACCGCCCTGTCAGGCCAATCGGCCCTGGCCGGCGAAGCGCTGACGCGCGGCATGCAGGTCGCGATCGACGAGATCAATGCCAAGGGTGGCCTGCTGGGCGGCCGCAAGCTGACGCTGGTGCGCCGTGACGATGAAGGCAACCCTGCCAAGGGCGTGGTGGCCGCGCGCGAACTGATCTTCAAGGAAAAGGTGGCAGTCATTTTCGGCGGGCTGGATACGCCGGTGTCCATGGCCATCGTGCCGCTTGCGAACCAGAGCAAGGTGCCCTTCATGGGACCCTGGGCGGCTGGCACGGCCATCACGCAGAATGGCGCGAATCCGAACTATGCGTTCCGCGTTTCGGCCGTGGACGAGACCGTGGACAAGGGCATGGTCGACTACGCACAGAAGACGTTCAAGACGTCCAAGTTCGGTCTGGTCATGATCAACAACCCCTGGGGTGAGTCGAACGAAAAGGGCCTGATCGCCGCGCTGGCCGCCAAGGGCATGAAGCCGGTCGGCAGCGAAAAATTCGAAGGCAGCGATGTGGATCTGGTACCCCAGCTCACGCGACTGAAGGCCGCCGGTGCAGATACCCTCTTCCTGGTTGGCAACGTCGGCCCGTCGGCCCAGATGGTCAAGTCGCTGGACCGCATGGGCTGGAAGGTGCCCGTCGTATCGCACTGGGGTCCGGCGGGTGGCCGCTTTACCGAACTGGCCGGCCCCAACGGCAAGATCGTCCACTTCGTGCAGACCTACAGCTTCTTTGGCAAGCAGTCGCCCACCGGCGAAAAAGTCATCAGCGCACTGAAGGCCAAGTATTCCGACATCAAGGGCCCGAACGACATCAGCCCGGCCGTGGGCGTGGCCAACGCCTACGACGCCATGCAGCTGACCGCACTGGCGATTGCGCAAGCCAACTCCACGGATGGCGACGCCATCCGCCAGGGCTACTACAAGATCGCCAGCTATGACGGCCTGATCAAGTCCTACAAGCAGCCTTTCTCGGCCACGCAACACGACGCACTGACCGAAAACGACTACGTGTGGGCGCAGTTCATCGACAACCGCATCCTGCCAGTCGGCATGGCCAACTGA
- a CDS encoding branched-chain amino acid ABC transporter permease, whose product MLLSALISGLGLGSMYGLMALGFYITYAVSGTVNFAQGSSMMLGAVLCFCFAQTLGWPMPMAIMAALLLCAVYGLLVEFIAVRPFTARGSNAWLMSTVALGIVLDNLVMHTFGKEPRSLPSPLVGSPLEIGGVNLGVYPLQLLIPVLGLALAAALHFIARRTRWGTAMLAVVQNRDAARLMGIPITRAIAIAFALSTLFAGVAGVLIAPLFNVNSDMGTLFGLKAFAVAILGGITSAWGVMFAGLLFGLVEALITVTLGSGYTQIITFALVIVVLAVRPTGLFGRAEVKKV is encoded by the coding sequence ATGCTGCTATCGGCACTTATCAGCGGGCTGGGCCTGGGAAGCATGTATGGCCTGATGGCCCTCGGCTTCTACATCACCTACGCCGTTTCGGGCACGGTCAATTTCGCGCAGGGCAGTTCGATGATGCTCGGCGCGGTGCTGTGCTTCTGCTTCGCCCAGACGCTGGGCTGGCCCATGCCGATGGCCATCATGGCGGCGCTGCTGCTGTGCGCGGTGTATGGACTGCTGGTCGAGTTCATCGCCGTGCGGCCATTTACCGCGCGCGGCTCCAATGCCTGGTTGATGTCGACGGTGGCCCTGGGCATCGTCCTCGACAACCTCGTCATGCACACCTTCGGCAAGGAACCGCGCAGCCTGCCGTCCCCCCTGGTGGGCTCGCCGCTGGAAATCGGCGGCGTCAACCTCGGGGTCTATCCGCTGCAATTGCTCATTCCGGTGCTGGGCCTGGCGCTGGCCGCCGCCCTGCACTTCATCGCGCGGCGCACGCGCTGGGGAACGGCCATGCTGGCGGTGGTCCAGAACCGTGACGCCGCCCGCCTCATGGGCATCCCGATCACCCGCGCGATTGCCATTGCCTTTGCGCTGTCCACCCTGTTCGCGGGCGTGGCCGGCGTGTTGATCGCGCCGCTCTTCAACGTCAATTCGGACATGGGCACGTTGTTCGGCCTGAAAGCGTTTGCCGTGGCCATCCTTGGCGGCATCACCAGCGCCTGGGGCGTCATGTTCGCGGGGCTGCTGTTCGGTCTGGTCGAAGCGCTGATCACCGTCACGCTCGGGTCCGGCTACACGCAGATCATCACGTTCGCGCTGGTGATCGTCGTGCTGGCCGTCCGCCCCACTGGCCTGTTCGGCCGCGCCGAGGTGAAGAAAGTATGA